AGTAAGAGGACTGATCGTTAAGGCGTTTGTCGTCTTACGTGAAGATGTGGATCAAAACGATCCCGAACTGATTCCTTCCCTTCAGCAGCATGTGAAAGACTTAACGGCCCCTTACAAATATCCGCGCAAGATTGAATTTGTGAAGGAACTGCCGAAAACGACATCAGGAAAAATCAGAAGAATTGAATTGAGACAAAAAGAACTGAGTTCAGTGAAAAACTGATCACGGATAGGGAGCCTATAAGGCTCTCTATTTTTTATGGTTTTTTCATTTCAGAATCTTCCTATAATATGATACATTTGAGAAATAGACTTTTAGGAAAGAAGGAAATGCATCATGGGTACTTTATGGAGAAACGGCACTATCTATACAATGCAACACGAAGGACATCATGTGGAAGCGGTTTTTACAGAGAACGGCCTGATCAAGGGGTTGGGCACAGCGGAAGAACTTGAGCAGAAGTTCACGATTGATTCAGTGGTGGATTTAGAGAAAAAGATCATGTTTCCGGGATTTGTCGACAGTCACATGCACCTCATCGGTCACGGTGAGACGCTGATGAGGCTTGATCTTTCCAGTATGAACAGCAAGCGTGAAGTGCTGGATGCCATCAAGGAAAAAGCCAATGGCGTGGAAGAAGGAAAATGGATCATCGGAGAAGGCTGGAATGAGAATCTCTGGAGTGATGCAGAGGTTTTGACCAAGCAGGAAATCGATGCAGTCGTTCCGAACCATCCCGTGCTTCTAAAGCGGATCTGCCGTCATGCCATGGTCGTCAACTCACCTGCATTACGAAATGCCGGGATCGATGAACATACACCGAATCCTCCAGGTGGTTTGATTGAAAAAGCCGATGATGGTTCCCTCAATGGATTACTAAAGGATAAGGCACAAGATCTGATGATTGATGCACTACCGCCTATCTCATCCGAGTACCTTGTTGAAGCCCTGACAAAAGGAATCGAAAGCTGCTGGGAACATGGACTGGTCGGTGGTCACACAGAGGACTTGAGTTATTATGGGAACTTCAAGAAAACGTATAATGCTTTTCTGGAGACCATTAACGAAGGAGACAAGAAGTTCAGGGCCCATCTCCTTGTCCATCATGCAGTGATCGAAGACTGGAAGGAAGATGGCCATCAGTTCCTGGGCGGAAATGAATTCATTGAATTCGGTGCTATGAAGATCTTCGCCGATGGTGCATTAGGTGGCAGGACGGCACTCTTAAGCTATCCATACGCCGATGATCCAAGTACGAATGGAGTCAGCATCCACACGAACGAGCGACTTCTGGAACTGGTGAAAAAAGCAAGGAAGTATGAACTGCCGATCGCCGTCCATACGATTGGGGATCAGGCATTTGAAAATGTCGTCGACAGCATCCTGGAGGCACCTAGCCTTCATGCTAGACGGGACCGGCTCATCCATGCCCAGATCCTCCGTAAAGAACTGATAGAGAAGATCAAAGGGCTGCCTCTCATCCTGGATATCCAACCAAGATTCGTGGCATCGGATTTCCCATGGGTCGTTGAACGACTGGGAAAAGAAAACATGAAGTACAACTATGCGTGGAAAACGCTCCTTGATGAAGGCATCCCGTGTGCAGGCGGCTCGGATGCCCCGATTGAACCGATCAATCCACTTTGGGGAATTCATGCGGCGGTTACCCGGACGAATCCGCTGGACCCCGACAGGACCGTGTATCGTCCCGAAGAAAAACTGACGATGTATGAAGCGATATCCCTTTTCACAAAGGGAAGCGCATACGCCTGTCACCATGAGGAAGACCGAGGAGTGATCCGTGAAGGGTACACAGCAGACTTCACCGTCTTGGATATCGACCCATTTAACGTCGAAACAGATCAAATACTTGGCAAAGTCGTCGATATGACGATCGTTGACGAGACCATCGTTTATAAAAAAAGTAAATAATCATTGCCCCCAAAACTTTTCACCGATATAATGGAGATATTTCGGAAATAGAAATAGTTTTGGGGGTGTTTTTATGAAGCAAGATCAAGCCGGGATCCTGTATACGGCGTTTTCATACTTATTATGGGGGATTCTGCCGATCTATTGGAAATGGGTCAATCATGTGTCGGCGGATGAAATCCTCGCCAACCGCATCTTTTGGTCGTTCTGGTTTATGCTTCTGTTCTTGTTCGTCAGCAAGCGTTGGAAAGAATTTACCAACTATCTGAAAACATCTCTCACTAAAAAGAAGCAGCTATTCGCTTTGCTGGTTGCTTCACTTCTGATCAGTACGAACTGGTTCATCTACATATGGGCCGTGAATACGAACCAGATGGTGGAAGCAAGCCTGGGTTACTATATCAATCCACTGGTCAGCGTGCTGCTCGGCGTATTCATCCTGAAGGAAAGCCTGTCAAAGGCCCAGATCATTTCCTTTGGATTAGCCGCCATCGGAGTGCTGATCCTGACTCTTTCATACGGGGAATTTCCCTGGATCGCCATCGGTCTCGCTTTCTCATTCGGCCTATACGGATTAGCCAAAAAGCTCATCCAGGTGGAATCATCCATCGGCCTCACACTCGAAACGATGACCATCGCACCACTAGCCCTGATCTACCTTGGCTACATGTACCAAGAAGGAACCCTTTCCCTCTTTCACGTTTCAGTAGGGACGGACCTTCTACTGATGGGAGCCGGGGCAGCGACAGCGATTCCTTTATTGTTTTTCTCAAAGGGTGCTCAGCAGATCCCGCTGTATATGGTCGGATTTCTGCAATATATCGCCCCGACCATCACATTGATACTCGGTATTTTCATGTATCATGAAGAGTTTTCTGTTACCCATCTCGTTTCGTTCATGTTCATCTGGCTCGCCTTGACGGTCTTCACCGCATCGCGCGTGCAGTATGCCAGAAAGCGCAGACGGGATGCCAGATTGTCGGCATGATGAAAAACGCTCCAGTCTTTTTGACTGGAGCGTTTTTGTGTGGGATTTAGTTAGTATTGTCATACACCATTTTCAGAACCCACTCAACTTATAAAAACGAACGTTTCACTTTTTCCCAGAACGAGTTATCCTTCAATTTTACTGTTTTAATGACTTTGTCACTCAGTTTGGCTTCGACTTTTTCCACATGCTGAATACTCAACGCCTCGTTGTCCATGCCCATGGCAGGGTAGTCGTTTCCATCCTGGACGATCTTCAGTACGAGTCGGCGCTGGCCGCTCACGATGAAGGAGGAACCAAGTGTACGGTAGCGATTATTATTCAGGGAAGCCATTTCGCTCACCTGGATGCAAGGGAGCATCGGATCGACGACGGCACCGTTGACGGATTTATTATAAGCGGTACTTCCCGTCGGGGTGGCGAAGATCATGCCGTCGCCCCGGAACGTTTCGAAATGTTTGTCGTCGATGAAGACGTCCATGACGAAGGTTTTGATGATGCCGGAGCGGATGCTGAATTCATTCAGGCAGTGGAAGGACGTCTGATTGTCGACGGTCACTTCGATGGTCGGGTATTTACGTACTTCGATCTGCTCGGTTGTCATGGCTTCGATCATCTTGGATGTGTCATCGATATGGAAGTCACAGTACATGCTTAACGTGCCGCCGGTTGAAATACCTGCATACAGGCAGTCCTCCCTGAAGCCGGTTTGCCGGACGGCCTGAAGGAATGTTCCGTCGCCTCCGATGCTGACGATGATGTTCGCGTTCTTCGAAGATTCTACTATATTGAAATCATACCGCTTTGCCAGTTCATATAATTGATCAAGTTTGGCCTGCATTCCTTCTTGATGAAGGGCATAGAAAAAGATATTTCGACGGTTATTCATCGTATGTACCTCCCAGGATAAAAGATAATTTTTCCCATTTACATAAAATTTTGCTAGAATCTAACTTAGTGAATATTCTATCATGTTTCCCCATGAGAATGATATTCATATCCTTACATAAGATAGGGTAAACGAGGGAGGAATATACAGATGAATGCAAAAAGGTGGACGGCATTAGGAATCGCTGGCGCATTATTCTTTGTTTCGGTAATCGTCAACTTTGCGACCTCTGCTGTGACAAGTGATGTTAATCAAGCATTTGAAGACATGTTCGGAGGGACGGACAATCCATTCTCCGAGGAAATCATCGATGAAGGGAATGCGAATAAACGGATCGCGGTCCTTGAAGTGGAAGGTGTCATCCAGGATACAGGTGGTGCAAGTTCCTTATTCGAAAGCCCGGGCTATAACCACGAGCTCTTTATGGATAAGCTTGATGCCGTTGAAAAAGACAAATCTGTCAAAGGGATCATTTTAAAAGTGAATTCTCCAGGCGGCGGTGTAGTGGAAAGTGCACAGATCCACTCGAAACTAGTTGAAATCATGGAAAAGACGAAGAAACCGATCTATGTATCGATGGGCGGTACGGCGGCATCCGGAGGCTATTACATATCAGCACCGGCTACAAAAATCTTTGCCAGCAAAGAAACGCTCACGGGTTCACTCGGTGTTATCATGCACAGCATCAACTACTCAGAACTGGCTGAGAAATACGGTGTCGATTTTGTCACAATCAAAAGTGGCCCGTATAAGGACATTATGAGTCCGACCCGTAAAATGACCGATGAAGAACGGAAGATCATTCAATCCATGATCGATAATTCGTATGAAGGTTTCGTGGATGTCATCGCTAAAGGTCGTGATATGTCTGAAGCGGAAGTGAAGAAGATTGCCGACGGACGTGTGTACGATGGAATCCAGGCGAAGGAAGTCAATCTGATTGATGAATTCGGCTATGTGGAAGATACGATTGCCGCGATGAAGAAGGATTATAAATTGAAAGATGCACAAGTATTTGAATACACGGCGGGCGATCCTTTCTCCGAATTCTTCAGTATGGGTGCAAAGAAAATGATGGGTCAGGATATGGAAGCGGCGGCACTGATGAAGCTTCTATCAAACCCTAGCTCTCCACGATTGATGTATCTCTATTCTGAATAAGGAAGGTGAATGAAGTGAGTGATCGCTATGAACATAATGAAACACGGGAGCATATCGAAGTCCAATCTTCTTCTCCTGACTTTTCAAAGACCATCCCCCACGACGGCTATTATCTGGCGGGATTCTGGATCCGATTTTGGGCGTATCTGGTCGATCTGATCGTCATCGGCAGCATCACGCGGCTGATCGTGAATCCCATCTTTAAACTATTGGATATTTCCTTATCCGACGGCTCGATGTTTGCCCCGATCTCGATTCTGACGAGCATCGTTTTTTACGGATACTTTATCCTGATGACGAAATACTTCAGCCAGACGATTGGGAAAATGGTATTCGGCATCCGGGTCATCGAGTTGAAAGGCACGAAGCCATCATGGGGAACCATCCTTTTCAGGGAACTGATCGGCCGGTTCATCTCCACGACCGTCTTTATTTTATATGTGGTGGTGGCGTTTACCCATAAGAAGCAGGGGATCCATGATCTGTTTGCGGATACGACGGTGGTTCAGGAAAAGAAGAAGCTGGAATTTACTCCGGCTGTGTAAAAAGAGAGGCAAACCTGCTGGTGGGGCGGGTTTGTTTTTTTTTATGAGGGATTGGATTTCTGTGAAGAGAATGAGATGACTTCACGAAATATTTACCTTTTTATGGAAAATAACGCAATTACCTGGTGAAATGACGCAATTAAATAAATAATGACGCAATCACAGGAATAATGACGCAATTAATCGAAAAACGACGCAATCACCACCCAAAATGACGCAATCCCCGTCAGGACCCCTCCCCAAGAGCCGATTTTCCCGTGCATTTTCCACCCACCGGAGTTTATTTTCCCGAACAAAGGCCATAATAAGAGGTTGAAGGGTGTGAATTTATGAGCTGGTGGATCTGGACGTTAATCATTATCGCGGCACTTATTATTTTTCTATTATTCATTCTTATTATCACGAAGCTGACCATCACAATCTCCCTATACCATGGAAATGACAATGATCATTTCAAGGTGAAGCTGAGGGCGTGGTTCGGTTTGATCAAATATACGATCGACATCCCCCTAGTGAAGCTTGATGACGATGGTCCGAACGTCGTCGTCGAACAAAAAACGAAGAAGGGGAAGGAAAGCAATCCATCCAAGGAAAAGGAGTCAAAAAAGAAAATTACGCCCCATGATTTCATTGCGAGTTTAAATGATACGAAGGAAATCGTCATCCACGTCCAGTCCATGCACCGGATCATCAGAGGGTTTCTTAAAAAAGTCAAACTGGATCAGATCGAGTGGAAGACTTTATTCGGAACCGGGGATGCGGCATCGACAGGGACATTGACGGGTACAATCTGGGGAATGAAAGGAAGTATTATCGGCATCTTAAGCGGGTATATGCGCCTTCAATCCATGCCGGTCATCGAGGTGACCCCGACTTTTCAGCATGCAGTGATCCAAACGCAATTTTCATGTATTATCCAGTTTCGCATAGGGAATGCTATCCTAGTAGGTTTCAAGATACTTCGGTACTGGAGAGGCGGTATGGCTAAGTTCAAGACAAAGCCCCTTTCCACCATTTCTGGAGAAAAACATTCAGTCTAATTAGGAGGTCTTCACATGTCAGAACATCCGATTGAAGGTCTGATGACCACGGCAATGGAAAATTTAAAAGAAATGATCGATGTGAATACGATCATCGGTGATCCCGTTGAAACACCCGATGGAAGTGTCATCCTCACCGTTTCAAAGGTAGGCTTTGGGTTTGCAGCTGGTGGAAGTGAGTTCATCATCGACAGTAAGGGGAAAGACGACAGCGGTAAAGGCGGAGAAGGCGGCGGTGACAAGTCAGCTCCTAAGCAGCAGCCGTTTGGCGGAGGTAGCGGGGGCGGTGTTTCCATTACACCGATCGCGTTCCTCATCGTCAGCTCGAAGGGGATCAAAATGCTTCACTTAGATGAAAGCACTCACCTAATCGATCGCCTGCTGGACCTTGCTCCTGGTGCCATTGAAAAGATTCAGGGCATGATGAAAAAGGACGGCAATAAAGAGGATCAGAACGGACAGCACAATCAAAATCATAAGATGGAGCTGTAAATGATCGTGAGCTTACTCGAATGAGTGAGCTCATCTTTTTTTTGAAAAGGACCCCTATGATTTGCTTTCCTCCTCCCTTTTTCTGTACTATGAAAAGTGTACATACCATTTATAGAGGAGGAACAAATCATGGCAAATATCACGTTTAAGAACAACCCTGTCACTTTATTAGGTAATGAGGTAAAAGTAGGCGACAAAGCTCCCAACTTCACAGTGTTAGCTAATGATCTATCGGAAGTCACACTGAATGATTCCAAGGGCAAGGTACGTCTGATCAGTGTCGTTCCTTCCATCGATACAGGTGTTTGTGATGCACAGACACGTAAATTCAATGAAGAAGCAACGAAATTTGATAATGTAGAAGTATTGACGATTTCAGTGGACCTTCCATTCGCGCAAAAACGCTGGTGCGGAGCGAACGGAATCGAAAATGTCCAAACGTTATCCGATCACCGCGACCTTTCATTCGGTGAAGCATTCGGTGTTCACATCCAGGAACTTCGTCTTCTGGCACGTGCTGTATTCGTTGTAAACAGCAATGATGAAGTAACGTATGTGGAATATGTAAGCGAAGCGACTGATCACCCGGATTATGACGCTGCGGTTGAAGCAGTGAAAAACGCGAAGTAATCCTGTCCCAACCAGAATATTTCTTAAGACATGCTGACCTGACTTTCTCATGGTCAGCATTGTTTTTTTTACAAACGTCCTGGACAAAGGTAAAATAGATGAATGAAATTGAGATAAAGGAATGAATGCCGATGATTAATTCGCCAGTCGAATCATTATTTGGAATAATCGACGAAACGGCTACCTTGCTGAAGGATGAACTTGCCTGCAGTTATTTAGAAGCCGTTGCGGAAACGGGGGAGAACCTTTTTCAAGGGGATGTCCTTCAGGAAGAAGTCAGTGAACTGACGAAGAAGCGCCTGAATAAAAAGTACGATGAAGTGAACTTTTCTCAACTTGAGAATGAAAATATCCGTAAAGCGTTTCAATTCGCGATTTTAAAAGGGATGAAAGAAAACGTCCAGCCGAATCACCAAATGACGCCGGACTCACTTGGGCTGTTCATCAGCTATTTGGTGAATAAATTCACGGCGGGCATGAATAAGCTGACCGTCCTTGACCCTGCGATCGGAACGGGGAATCTCCTGACGACGGTGTTGAACCAGATGCCGGGTAAAGAAACCCAGTCCATCGGTGTCGAAATCGATGAAGTGCTCATCAAACTTGCCTACGTGGGAGCTGATCTTCAGAAGCATCCACTGCAGCTCTTTAACCAGGACTCACTGGAGCCGTTGTTCATCGATCCCGTCGATCTAGTCCTTTGCGACCTGCCGATCGGGTATTACCCGAACGACCTGCGCGCCCAGGATTATGAGCTGAAAGCGGATGAGGGCCACTCGTATGCCCACCATCTGTTCATCGAACAAAGCCTGAAGCATACGAAAGACGGCGGATACCTGTTCTTCATCGTGCCGAACGGCCTTTTCGAATCGCCGCACAGTGCACAGCTTCAAGGATACCTGAAAGAGAAAGCCGACATCCAGGGCTTCCTGCAGCTGCCGCTTTCCCTGTTTAAAAATAAAAACTCGGCGAAGAGCATCCTGATCCTTCAGAAGAAAAAGGAAGGAATCAAGCCTCCTAAAGAGGTATTGCTTGCTCAACTGCCAAGCCTATCGAATCAGAGAGCCCTTCAGGATATCCTGTCGAAGATTGATCAGTGGCTTGTGCAGAATAAATAATCGTATGAATCGAGACTGCCTTTGGGCGGTCTTTTTTTATGGGTGTTTTACTGGATAGGTGTTCGGGGTATGCAGGGAGTGAGGGGATTATAGTCCGTTTTTTCAAGTTTATCAACCGAAATTTCAATATATCGACGAATCCTCCAGATAGTATTCGCACTTTTGTGAAAACATTTAATTTAACATGAAAACGATGTCATTTCAAGCTTTTTCTTGAAATAGGGTGGAGTCAGTGATTTAATGGGAAATTGAGAGATAAAAAACGATTCAATGAACAGAATAATGGTAGAGTCGATAGATCGAAAACAAAAGGAGCGATACAACGTGGCAAAAAAAGTGATTGCAATTAATGCTGGAAGCTCTTCGTTAAAGTTTCAGCTTTTTGATATGCCTGAAGAAACAGTCATTACCAAAGGTCTAATTGAACGTATCGGATTGAACGATGCGGTTTTCAATATAACAGTGAACGATGAGAAACGTGAAGAAGTAACGGATATCCCGAACCATGAAGTAGCGGTTAAAATGCTGCTAGAAAAGCTGACGGGCTATGGCATCATCAACTCACTTGATGAAATCGAAGGAATCGGACATCGTGTCGTACACGGTGGGGAAGTCTTCAATGAGTCCGTTCTGATCACTGACGAAGTAATTAACAAAATCGAAGAACTTTCTGATCTGGCACCACTTCATAACCCTGCAAACTTAACGGGAATCAAGGCATTCCAAAGCGTGCTGCCGAATGTTCCTGCGGTTGCTGTGTTTGATACAGCATTCCACCAAACGATGCCTGAAAGCTCATTCTTGTACAGTCTTCCGTATGAGTACTATGAAGATTTCGGAATCCGTAAATATGGTTTCCACGGGACTTCCCACAAGTATGTATCTCAGCGTGCAGCTGAAATGCTTGGCCGTCCGGAAGAGCAAGTGCGCCTGATTTCTTGTCACTTAGGTAACGGTGCAAGTATCGCAGCTATCGAAGGCGGTAAATCCATCGATACATCCATGGGCTTCACACCACTTGCTGGTGTTGCCATGGGAACACGTTCAGGTAATATTGACCCGGCCCTTATCCCGTTCATCATGGAGAAAAC
The DNA window shown above is from Rossellomorea vietnamensis and carries:
- a CDS encoding amidohydrolase; this translates as MGTLWRNGTIYTMQHEGHHVEAVFTENGLIKGLGTAEELEQKFTIDSVVDLEKKIMFPGFVDSHMHLIGHGETLMRLDLSSMNSKREVLDAIKEKANGVEEGKWIIGEGWNENLWSDAEVLTKQEIDAVVPNHPVLLKRICRHAMVVNSPALRNAGIDEHTPNPPGGLIEKADDGSLNGLLKDKAQDLMIDALPPISSEYLVEALTKGIESCWEHGLVGGHTEDLSYYGNFKKTYNAFLETINEGDKKFRAHLLVHHAVIEDWKEDGHQFLGGNEFIEFGAMKIFADGALGGRTALLSYPYADDPSTNGVSIHTNERLLELVKKARKYELPIAVHTIGDQAFENVVDSILEAPSLHARRDRLIHAQILRKELIEKIKGLPLILDIQPRFVASDFPWVVERLGKENMKYNYAWKTLLDEGIPCAGGSDAPIEPINPLWGIHAAVTRTNPLDPDRTVYRPEEKLTMYEAISLFTKGSAYACHHEEDRGVIREGYTADFTVLDIDPFNVETDQILGKVVDMTIVDETIVYKKSK
- the rarD gene encoding EamA family transporter RarD is translated as MKQDQAGILYTAFSYLLWGILPIYWKWVNHVSADEILANRIFWSFWFMLLFLFVSKRWKEFTNYLKTSLTKKKQLFALLVASLLISTNWFIYIWAVNTNQMVEASLGYYINPLVSVLLGVFILKESLSKAQIISFGLAAIGVLILTLSYGEFPWIAIGLAFSFGLYGLAKKLIQVESSIGLTLETMTIAPLALIYLGYMYQEGTLSLFHVSVGTDLLLMGAGAATAIPLLFFSKGAQQIPLYMVGFLQYIAPTITLILGIFMYHEEFSVTHLVSFMFIWLALTVFTASRVQYARKRRRDARLSA
- a CDS encoding NAD kinase, which gives rise to MNNRRNIFFYALHQEGMQAKLDQLYELAKRYDFNIVESSKNANIIVSIGGDGTFLQAVRQTGFREDCLYAGISTGGTLSMYCDFHIDDTSKMIEAMTTEQIEVRKYPTIEVTVDNQTSFHCLNEFSIRSGIIKTFVMDVFIDDKHFETFRGDGMIFATPTGSTAYNKSVNGAVVDPMLPCIQVSEMASLNNNRYRTLGSSFIVSGQRRLVLKIVQDGNDYPAMGMDNEALSIQHVEKVEAKLSDKVIKTVKLKDNSFWEKVKRSFL
- the sppA gene encoding signal peptide peptidase SppA: MNAKRWTALGIAGALFFVSVIVNFATSAVTSDVNQAFEDMFGGTDNPFSEEIIDEGNANKRIAVLEVEGVIQDTGGASSLFESPGYNHELFMDKLDAVEKDKSVKGIILKVNSPGGGVVESAQIHSKLVEIMEKTKKPIYVSMGGTAASGGYYISAPATKIFASKETLTGSLGVIMHSINYSELAEKYGVDFVTIKSGPYKDIMSPTRKMTDEERKIIQSMIDNSYEGFVDVIAKGRDMSEAEVKKIADGRVYDGIQAKEVNLIDEFGYVEDTIAAMKKDYKLKDAQVFEYTAGDPFSEFFSMGAKKMMGQDMEAAALMKLLSNPSSPRLMYLYSE
- a CDS encoding RDD family protein encodes the protein MPHDGYYLAGFWIRFWAYLVDLIVIGSITRLIVNPIFKLLDISLSDGSMFAPISILTSIVFYGYFILMTKYFSQTIGKMVFGIRVIELKGTKPSWGTILFRELIGRFISTTVFILYVVVAFTHKKQGIHDLFADTTVVQEKKKLEFTPAV
- a CDS encoding DUF2953 domain-containing protein; the encoded protein is MSWWIWTLIIIAALIIFLLFILIITKLTITISLYHGNDNDHFKVKLRAWFGLIKYTIDIPLVKLDDDGPNVVVEQKTKKGKESNPSKEKESKKKITPHDFIASLNDTKEIVIHVQSMHRIIRGFLKKVKLDQIEWKTLFGTGDAASTGTLTGTIWGMKGSIIGILSGYMRLQSMPVIEVTPTFQHAVIQTQFSCIIQFRIGNAILVGFKILRYWRGGMAKFKTKPLSTISGEKHSV
- the ytfJ gene encoding GerW family sporulation protein: MSEHPIEGLMTTAMENLKEMIDVNTIIGDPVETPDGSVILTVSKVGFGFAAGGSEFIIDSKGKDDSGKGGEGGGDKSAPKQQPFGGGSGGGVSITPIAFLIVSSKGIKMLHLDESTHLIDRLLDLAPGAIEKIQGMMKKDGNKEDQNGQHNQNHKMEL
- the tpx gene encoding thiol peroxidase, encoding MANITFKNNPVTLLGNEVKVGDKAPNFTVLANDLSEVTLNDSKGKVRLISVVPSIDTGVCDAQTRKFNEEATKFDNVEVLTISVDLPFAQKRWCGANGIENVQTLSDHRDLSFGEAFGVHIQELRLLARAVFVVNSNDEVTYVEYVSEATDHPDYDAAVEAVKNAK
- a CDS encoding class I SAM-dependent methyltransferase, whose translation is MINSPVESLFGIIDETATLLKDELACSYLEAVAETGENLFQGDVLQEEVSELTKKRLNKKYDEVNFSQLENENIRKAFQFAILKGMKENVQPNHQMTPDSLGLFISYLVNKFTAGMNKLTVLDPAIGTGNLLTTVLNQMPGKETQSIGVEIDEVLIKLAYVGADLQKHPLQLFNQDSLEPLFIDPVDLVLCDLPIGYYPNDLRAQDYELKADEGHSYAHHLFIEQSLKHTKDGGYLFFIVPNGLFESPHSAQLQGYLKEKADIQGFLQLPLSLFKNKNSAKSILILQKKKEGIKPPKEVLLAQLPSLSNQRALQDILSKIDQWLVQNK
- a CDS encoding acetate kinase; translated protein: MPEETVITKGLIERIGLNDAVFNITVNDEKREEVTDIPNHEVAVKMLLEKLTGYGIINSLDEIEGIGHRVVHGGEVFNESVLITDEVINKIEELSDLAPLHNPANLTGIKAFQSVLPNVPAVAVFDTAFHQTMPESSFLYSLPYEYYEDFGIRKYGFHGTSHKYVSQRAAEMLGRPEEQVRLISCHLGNGASIAAIEGGKSIDTSMGFTPLAGVAMGTRSGNIDPALIPFIMEKTGSTADEVLNILNKKSGMLGVSGFSSDLRDIEMQASEGNERAELALEVFANRIHKYIGSYASRMYGVDAIVFTAGIGENSTLIREKVLQGLEFMGVYWDPARNQVRGKEAFVNYPHSPVKVMIIPTNEEVMIARDVVEKGNI